AGGGGAACCTTTCCTCagttccctaaccctaacctttcctcagttccctaaccctaaccattcctcagttccctaaccctaacctttcctcagttccctaaccctaacctttcctcagttccctaaccctaacctttcctcagttccctaaccctaacctatcctcagttccctaaccctaacctatcctcagttccctaaccctaacctatcctcagttccctaaccctaacctttccTCAgttccctaaccttaaccctaacacaacaagaggcagaggaacaggGCCCATGCTCTCCTTATAAAGGCAATGCCAGAACAGTTTAACACaaagtgtaaatgtaatgctgGCATACTCCTTATCATACAGAAAATACATGGAAGCTTTCGGTCTGTTTAAAGCAAACTACTTTAAAGTGCATAAGTATTAACCAAGTACACATTCATGACTGGACACAAGCAGAGGGATGTGTGTTAAAGGGTAACTAAAATGTTCAGAGCAGAAACATGTTCCTGTGACTGCAGAACCTGAGATCTTCCTTCTTAATGGTTGTGTGTTACAGACCAGTTATTCATGTAATTAATGTGTTCCTACACATTTTCACTTAGTGTTGTTAAAAGGAGGAACTCTTTATTATTTTCTGAGTTCACTGCTTGTTTCCAGTTCCAGTCCAGGCTGGGTTAGTGCGATGATGAAAATATTAGTCTGTCAGTAGCCAGGTTGTGTTGGAGAGAGATCCTTGTAGTCAAgctaatcatttacatttatgcattttccTACGCGAGTTGtaactgtaaccctaacccagtcaaTCAGATCTGCTAATCCAGCTAGACGATTGGCCGGTATCCCCCCTACATTGCAAAATATCATTATGATATTGTGTTCATCTCTGAAACAGTACTTAAACTTAAGAAAACACACCTTAAGTAGCCATCGCAGTTAAATAAAAATCTGGTTTAgaatatacaaaaataaattagCATAGCAAATACATCTCATGTATTTTCCAGTTGAAGACCAACTGGACATAAAGACACGCTGGGCTGACCCTGCAGGTCTTCAAGTCATTCAGGGAGAATGGGGACCAGCAGACTAAAGACTAACTAGAAACTAGTTTGACAAATGGACAAATTTCAAATGGTGTACAGTGCTGACAAAAAATGGTATTAGGTTAAGTATTTAGGATACTGACTCTTCCACAAACAAGACATGCTGACACAACCCTGATACACAAGAACTGTAGCTGCCCTAGTTGATCTGTGATCCCCCGCACACAACACCTTCCTGTCAGTCAAGCATGTCCATATCCCCACGTAGATCGTAGGGTACTGGGACACCAGTACAATGGACAGCATGATGAAACTGATACAAGTtatcatgtttttttgtttgttgctgAAGTGATTGCTTTCATTAAATAATTCCTAGGTGATGATGAGCTAAGCAGGTCTTCCATGCGTCCATGGTGCTgcatcctttcctctcttcattCATCCCGTTGACTAGCTGAGCAGAGCCTCTCTAGACCAGGAGATAAAGGAGGGATTCACCACCCTTGCAACTTCTCTTTTCAAAAGCAAAATGAATAATGTCCATTGTGCGTGTTCAGCGCGACTGCACCCCCAAGCTGATCTTGAGGTTCTCGTAGACCACGTAGCTGATGCTGACTGCGGGGATGACCTTCATGAAGTTGGGGGCCAGGCCCCGGTAGAGGCCCGTAGCTCCCTCCGTCCTCACGATGTGTTTGAACAGCCCCATCATGCTCATCTGGGGTCCCCCCTCCAGTGTagctgggggagagggcagggttaAATGAAGGGCAGACTGATATATATGCCGCCATACTGAGGCATAATGTATGTATATGGCTTTGGACAGAGTGTCTGCTGAaggaatacaaaatacaaaaatgtaatGCAAAATCAACATTGAAAAATGGTTGGCTAAACAGAGGAGAGGTTAGTGATAGTCAATACGGTAGAATGGTATGGAGTtggttatagctcagtggtagagcatggatATGGGTATAGCCCAGTGGTAGAGCttagggatgggtatagctcagtggtagagcatggggatgggtatagctcagtggtagaacatggggatgggtatagctcagtggtagagcatggggatgggtatagctcagtggtagagcatggggatgggtatagctcagtggtagagcatgggtatgggtatagctcagtggtagagcatggggatgggtatagctcagtggtagagcatggggatgggtatagctccgtggtagagcatggggatgggtataactcagtggtagagcatggggatgggtatagcccagtggtagaacatggggatgggtatagctcagtggtagagcatggggatgggtatagctcagtggtagagcatggggatgggtatagcccagtggtagaacatggggatgggtatagctcagtggtagagcatggggatgggtatagctcagtggtagaacatggggatgggtatagctcagtggtagagcatggggatgggtatagctcagtggtagagcatggggatgggtatagctcagtggtagaacatggataTGGGTATAGcccagtggtagagcatggggatgggtatagctcagtggtagagcataggtatgggtatagctcagtggtagagcatggggatgggtatagctcagtggtagagcataggtatgggtatagctcagtgataGAGCATGggtatgggtatagctcagtggtagagcataggtatgggtatagctcagtggtagagcttagggatgggtatagctcagtgttagagcatggggatgggtgtagctcagtggtagagcatggggatgggtgtagctcagtggtagagcatggggatgggtatagctcagtgttagagcatggggatgggtgtagctcagtggtagagcataggGATGGGTGGTAGAGTACTTGGTAGTGTGTGATGAGATTACAGGTTTAAATACCCTCCATGTGCTAAATGAACATACTTCATCCCCTGGTGTGAGTGAGCCATGCAGATGTGCTGACCTTGTGCCTGCATGCGTGTCCGAACCAGGGCTAGCGGGTAGCTGGCCAGCTGGCCGCaggtgctggaggtggtgcaACATGCCAGCAAGACAAACACACCGGGGTCTGCGCTGGTGCTGGCATAGTGCTGCAGCCAGGAGTTCTTCAGGGtctggaggggcaggggagcgGTTAGAAGATGGACACCTGATGCTGACAGATGCAGCCAGGGCCCAACAGTGTGACTGAGACATATATATATTAAGGAATGGACATAAACATCAACAGTTGGGCCAAAgtgcacgtctctctctcttacatatacacacacctcataGACAGCCAGGTCGATGCCAGCGTAGGGGATGATCCCCAGCAAGTTGGGGACATAGCCTTTGTAAAAGGCAGCCAAGCCTTCCTTTCGGAAAATGTGTTTTGCACAGTCTGCTATACCAGAATACTGGCCTGTCCTTCTGAGGGCCAGGCGTGTCTTCAGAACCTGGACAGACACGAcacagagagggcagagggaggacagagagtaaTTTCATTTATACCTGCATGTGTATTTCAGTGTTAAGTGAGTGGATATGTGTATAAACTGCTGCAGTGTTAAGTGAGTGGATGTGCAGTGTtaagtgagtgggtgtgtgctgCAGTGTTAAGTGAGTGGATGTGCAGTTTtaagtgagtgggtgtgtgctgcagtgctaagtgagtggatgtgtgtataACCTAGGGGTGCAAAACCGAATCGCAAAAAAAAGAATTGTTCAACACACAAACCATGGTTCGGTTTTTACATGTAAACCGCGGTTTTCGGATCTACGAGAAAACACAACTCAGTGTTCCTCTATGTCtcaaaatttctgccgccacggtatcagaaatagggcagtacaaaaggccgtctatctgcagtgattgttagagggcatgtcggagaatagcaccgacacacgcttcacaccgcagttgagattgcgtgtgtgcgtccttgagaactgtaagtcgtataacttatgttgtcagttcatttaagcctgttattgtattagtctatagttcttgcaaattgaaattaagttaactggtgaatttcgttgtttgtattcttcacctgctagctaaattgcacatctGTTGATTTGATAGCGATTgatgcccttgctcacgtttgtattttaggtgcattattatgctgaaggagttttaattaataaatagtgggtttattgctattatttgctacagaatgctgagcctatcaagatcaaatgaagcaggcagtgtacatgttttCGAGTGGCCTAcctcgataggctaggctactgaccatttacaataagttgttgtGTAAATtcttaattggcagcatttgcCATtcagaacatactttatgagtggaaggtgtctttaagtagcctaaccttattgctttaggggagaCCTACCCCCACTGCTAAAAAAGTCCTAAAGGAAACACTGCAACCCAACACCCTTTGTCCTTTCCTGGAGAGTAGCAATGTCCAATGAACTGTCAGTATATCAATGATGAGTCACGTACTGGAAGGAACTGGAGAGCAGTGTTGCCAACTTAGCGACTTTCTCGCTATATGATATAGCGAGAAAGTCGCTAAGTCCCCAGGAGGGTTTGGAAAGTCGCCAGATATACTATATCTGGCGACTTTCTCGCTATATCTGGCGACTTTCCAAACCCTCCTGGGGACTTTTATTGTCAAAAGCGACTACTGACAAATTTATCGACTTTTTCTAGTGTTGTTGGGAGACTTTCTGGTGTTTTAGAAACTCTGACGTGAAAGCACGGAGCGTTTTGCAGTACTGTCCTTAACGAGCAGCGAGTTCTGCCGTCCCAAAGCACTCACAGGCGGTCAGTCTCACTATAGCCTCGAGCAGCACTGCTACTTTCCTTACTGAGGAGTTGGCAACACTGGAGACGCAAATCATACGAAGCTAGGCACGTGTAAATGGTAAACGGTAATACATCTaacacagtggttctcaaactttttacACCCCGTACCACCTCAGAAAGTCTTTGACTCTCCAAGTACCACCATTATGACCAACGTGAAAATACAGAAGCCTACCCTATTGAGCTACACCCAGTCCATGCAGGATGTTTGCATGCGCCACTACCCAGGAACAGTCCATTAGTAGCGCGTGCCAACAttcatttttgttttgaaaCAAAAATATTATAGATTTTTGATTATAGATATTTCAATTATATAATAGTTAAGCTATTAAAATATTTCTGAGATTCCTCTGCGTACCACTAGAAGGGTATAGCCatagtttgagaaccactgatctaacagGATGGGGCATCTACGCCGGATATACAGAAAATACACCgaaaacacagagagaacactgaaatggtaatgtttttttcttccccctaaTGTGcgaaacaaaccaaaccgtaaTCGAAACCGTGACCCATAAAACCGAACCGAACCATGGGCTTGTTGAATTGTTGCACCCCTAGTATAACCCTATCCTGCACCTCCATAGGGTAGATGCTGCTTTGGGCGATGACCCCCGCCAGTGAGCCGGCCACCAGCCGCTCCAGGATGCCCAGGGTCTCCTGGTTGCTGCCCATCAGACGCTTGATCTGGAATTGTCACAAAACACCAGTTACACGTAGTAAAAACTGTTACCTTTAACCAAACCGTTACACCTCCAAACTATACGGGGAACCTGTTTGTGACAAGGTCATAATCCATCCCTATACAAATGGGCCCCTAGTCTTGGTTCTGTGTCCCAGTAGTGTGGTCATCAGACTgacccctccctgctctcctgggGGTGCTGGacctgtatatcccagcatcaaatgattcttactgtacattgaggggactagtatgacTAACCAGAGTAAGTTTTCTGCATGTGGCaccttcctagtcagagttaacaggggataaaaaaaaaggtaGGAAAATAAAAGATTCCAGCATCAAATCCTTcttactgtactactgtaaggGGACTACTCACAGGTGTCGGTACAGGTGTGGGTACAGGTGTGAGTACAGGTGTGGGTACAGGTGTGGGTACAGGTGTGAGTACAGGTGTGGGTACAGGTGTGGGTACAGGTGTGAGTACAGGTGTGGGTACAGGTGTGAGTACAGGTGTGAGTACAGGTGTGAGTACAGGTGTGGGTACAGGTGTGAGTACAGGTGTGAGTACAGGTGTGGGTACAGGTGTGAGTACAGGTGTGGGTACAGGTGTGAGTACAGGTGTGAGTACAGGTGTGAGTACAGGTCTGGGTACAGGTGTGGGTACAGGTGTCGGTACAGATGTTTCTACAGGTGTTACTGGCTTACCTGCTCGTAAGCCATGAATTTAATGGCGGACTCTGGGGCAATCTTGATGACATTGATGCCGTTCCCTCGCCATAGCGACCTCACGCCCCCCTCCCGGACCATCTGGGTGAAGCCGCCTGCGATGCCCATGCTGTTGCTACGGGAGGCGTGGACCTAGCAACAGGCAGGATAGGGACATAGTCACCAAAACGGATTATTCAGAACGACCCTTCATCTACTGCATGATCTTCCTACAGGATAAGCAACATCAGTCACCACCAGCTGCTGCTACATCTCCAGATCAATGTTTACCTAGGCGccagtaccggtcctagcacatctgGCGCCCTAGGCTAAATGTAtcaacagaaccccccccccccccaaacgcaACACGGAGATATGACGTGGcgcggttggcgccctctgctggttgtgcgggagggttaattaatggatgcacttgggaaaatgccgcccccctcttcatgccgccctaagcggctgcctatgtcgcctgtaggaaggaccggccctgGTAGGCGCCTAGAGAAGTGGTTATCTTTTTTATCTGGTGAGGCATCTACCTGCATGACagacctaaccctaacatctACCTGCATGACagacctaaccctaacatctACCTGCATGACagacctaaccctaacatctACCTGCATGACagacctaaccctaacatctACCTGCATGACagacctaaccctaacatctACCTGCATGAGGACCTTTAGCCTGTCCAGTGGGGCCGTGCAGGTCCGGGAGACAgcgcctgctcctcctcctgccaccAGGTGGCGCCACCACATGCCCGTTTTCTTCTCCTCCGCGGTGAACTCATCAGGCACCATCAAACTCTCCCCAACATCAAAAATCTTAAGACAAAAGTATGatacaggttatttatttaacTACTTATTTTTAGCAAAACATCTGCATTTATTTAATTACCATCATCATTATATACCATCATATTATGTATGTTCCATACACaccccaaccctgctcctggagagataccctcctgtagggttacactccaaccctgctcctggagagataccctccagtagggttacactccaaccctgctcctggagagataccctcctgtagggttacactccaaccctgctcctggagagataccctccagtagggttacactccaaccctgctcctggagagataccctcctgtagggttacactccaaccctgctcctggagagataccctcctgtggagagataccctcctgtagggttacactccaacccagctcctggagagataccctcctgtagggttacactccaaccctgctcctggagagataccctcctgtagggttacactccaaccctgctcctggagagataccctcctgtagggttacactccaaccctgctcctggagagataccctcctgtaggtttacaccccaaccctgctcctggagagataccctcctgtaggtttacacccCAGGAGGGTAACAGGGATTACCCTGCCAGTGATCTGGTCACAGGGATTACACAGATCAGAAACACCTAGTTTGATCTGCTATGGAGTGTATTGAAGACTGATATGAGCTGTGGTTTCACTGAGAGGTGAATACCTGGAGGGTTTCCCAGATATAATGACTTACTGTAGAGTGTTTCCAGTACAATATGATCTCAGGAATGTTATCTGCTGGGTGCATCAAATGGTAGTCTCTCCATTCACTCCAGTCGATGGTCATAGTGCCATTCCTGTCCATGCTAGTTACAGAACAAACGAGTAAGAAAAGTCAGTAACAAGTCTTTCCCTGAGCCTCTATACTCATGCATGcaactcttctctcttcctccaacaTGAATCTCTATAATCCTGTGATGTGTTGGCCAATGCATCATCTGAACCACTACTTTCCTTATTCATCTAAATGTCTTTATTTCTTGCTTATTCATTAACCTTATTTATGAAGTATTTACAGGGCAGAGATTTGATAAAGACATGAGACaagagaagtgaaggaggagtTAGGGAGGCTAAGGAGGAGAATGAAAACATGACCAACAGGCAAGCAGTCCAAGGAGGCTACTACTTACACCATGATAGGTGCCCACATTTGACCCCTCCTTATTctgagacaagcagagagacaggggcggGGAGAGGGTACAGACAGAGGGgcgtacagacagacaaagttAGAACAGCAGAACAAACAGGACAGGGCTACAGCAGTACAGGAaagacagttggagagagagatgggggagagggagagatgggggagaaagagggaaagagatggggggagagggggagagagagagggaaagagggggaaagagatatgggggagagagagaaggaaagagagagagatatgggggagagagaaggaaagagagatatggggagagagaaggaaagagagagagggaaagagggggaaagagagaggggagagagagagaaggaaagagatatgggggagagagaaggaaagagagagagggaaagagggggaaagagagagggggggagaaagaaggaaagagagagagatatgggggagagagatggaaagaacgGAAGAAAGGACAGCAGTAAGGATgtcagggacagagggacacgTCAGACAGAACAGTTGGACATGGTTGAGAccgggttagggtcaggatgGGCTTCCTGCTGTCCTCACCTTCTGAGGATCTTCTCTGCCTGCTGCTCAGAGATGGTGACCCCCAGGTCTCGTAAGGACTGCATGATCTCCTGGCAGTCAATACGACCtgtggaacaacacacacatccgccccactttcaaacacacagaacGGCCACCAGATATAACTGCCTCCCTACTGAGGTGTTTATCCCCTGGTGGCTAAGTAGCTGAAGAGATTATCTTGTTATTCTTGAAAAataacaagacaaacacagcactaTTTGCTTTGTCATCTATCCATCATAACAGAGATACCTAGAATTACTATGATACTAACCCAAATCCTACACAAGAACCTAGGATAACAATGATACATTTAACTTGGACAagaactctgctctgctcaccgTCATTCTTCTTGTCCAGACTCTTGAAGACGAGCCTCAGTTTCTTCTCGTGATCCCTCAGGTAGTGAACAAACTCCTCAAAGTCCAGCTGGCCATCCAGGTCCTTGTCGCCTGCTTTTACTATTTTCTacgggaggagagacacagagctgtACTCTCA
This is a stretch of genomic DNA from Osmerus mordax isolate fOsmMor3 chromosome 20, fOsmMor3.pri, whole genome shotgun sequence. It encodes these proteins:
- the slc25a25b gene encoding calcium-binding mitochondrial carrier protein SCaMC-2-B isoform X2, translated to MHQQGSFVSPLLSGVFCHCQSNDAQRGADPGGGHKEDPSAPVPRAPTETECSVSEGGNCNPSHLCEVCGGPEQDHRLKVLFQVLDVNGDGGICINDLTIGLKKLGVHRTEHELMKIVKAGDKDLDGQLDFEEFVHYLRDHEKKLRLVFKSLDKKNDGRIDCQEIMQSLRDLGVTISEQQAEKILRSMDRNGTMTIDWSEWRDYHLMHPADNIPEIILYWKHSTIFDVGESLMVPDEFTAEEKKTGMWWRHLVAGGGAGAVSRTCTAPLDRLKVLMQVHASRSNSMGIAGGFTQMVREGGVRSLWRGNGINVIKIAPESAIKFMAYEQIKRLMGSNQETLGILERLVAGSLAGVIAQSSIYPMEVLKTRLALRRTGQYSGIADCAKHIFRKEGLAAFYKGYVPNLLGIIPYAGIDLAVYETLKNSWLQHYASTSADPGVFVLLACCTTSSTCGQLASYPLALVRTRMQAQATLEGGPQMSMMGLFKHIVRTEGATGLYRGLAPNFMKVIPAVSISYVVYENLKISLGVQSR
- the slc25a25b gene encoding calcium-binding mitochondrial carrier protein SCaMC-2-B isoform X3, with product MHQQGSFVSPLLSGVFCHCQSNDAQRGADPGGGHKEDPSAPVPRAPTETECSVSEGGNCNPSHLCEVCGGPEQDHRLKVLFQVLDVNGDGGICINDLTIGLKKLGVHRTEHELMKIVKAGDKDLDGQLDFEEFVHYLRDHEKKLRLVFKSLDKKNDGRIDCQEIMQSLRDLGVTISEQQAEKILRRIRRGQMWAPIMVMDRNGTMTIDWSEWRDYHLMHPADNIPEIILYWKHSTIFDVGESLMVPDEFTAEEKKTGMWWRHLVAGGGAGAVSRTCTAPLDRLKVLMQVHASRSNSMGIAGGFTQMVREGGVRSLWRGNGINVIKIAPESAIKFMAYEQVLKTRLALRRTGQYSGIADCAKHIFRKEGLAAFYKGYVPNLLGIIPYAGIDLAVYETLKNSWLQHYASTSADPGVFVLLACCTTSSTCGQLASYPLALVRTRMQAQATLEGGPQMSMMGLFKHIVRTEGATGLYRGLAPNFMKVIPAVSISYVVYENLKISLGVQSR
- the slc25a25b gene encoding calcium-binding mitochondrial carrier protein SCaMC-2-B isoform X6; this translates as MHQQGSFVSPLLSGVFCHCQSNDAQRGADPGGGHKEDPSAPVPRAPTETECSVSEGGNCNPSHLCEVCGGPEQDHRLKVLFQVLDVNGDGGICINDLTIGLKKLGVHRTEHELMKIVKAGDKDLDGQLDFEEFVHYLRDHEKKLRLVFKSLDKKNDGRIDCQEIMQSLRDLGVTISEQQAEKILRRIRRGQMWAPIMVMDRNGTMTIDWSEWRDYHLMHPADNIPEIILYWKHSTIFDVGESLMVPDEFTAEEKKTGMWWRHLVAGGGAGAVSRTCTAPLDRLKVLMQVHASRSNSMGIAGGFTQMVREGGVRSLWRGNGINVIKIAPESAIKFMAYEQIKRLMGSNQETLGILERLVAGSLAGVIAQSSIYPMEVLKTRLALRRTGQYSGIADCAKHIFRKEGLAAFYKGYVPNLLGIIPYAGIDLAVYEVSIF
- the slc25a25b gene encoding calcium-binding mitochondrial carrier protein SCaMC-2-B isoform X4 translates to MHQQGSFVSPLLSGVFCHCQSNDAQRGADPGGGHKEDPSAPVPRAPTETECSVSEGGNCNPSHLCEVCGGPEQDHRLKVLFQVLDVNGDGGICINDLTIGLKKLGVHRTEHELMKIVKAGDKDLDGQLDFEEFVHYLRDHEKKLRLVFKSLDKKNDGRIDCQEIMQSLRDLGVTISEQQAEKILRRIRRGQMWAPIMVMDRNGTMTIDWSEWRDYHLMHPADNIPEIILYWKHSTIFDVGESLMVPDEFTAEEKKTGMWWRHLVAGGGAGAVSRTCTAPLDRLKVLMQVHASRSNSMGIAGGFTQMVREGGVRSLWRGNGINVIKIAPESAIKFMAYEQIKRLMGSNQETLGILERLVAGSLAGVIAQSSIYPMEVLKTRLALRRTGQYSGIADCAKHIFRKEGLAAFYKGYVPNLLGIIPYAGIDLAVYELHWRGDPR
- the slc25a25b gene encoding calcium-binding mitochondrial carrier protein SCaMC-2-B isoform X5 — encoded protein: MVAFPKDFQEKIVKAGDKDLDGQLDFEEFVHYLRDHEKKLRLVFKSLDKKNDGRIDCQEIMQSLRDLGVTISEQQAEKILRRIRRGQMWAPIMVMDRNGTMTIDWSEWRDYHLMHPADNIPEIILYWKHSTIFDVGESLMVPDEFTAEEKKTGMWWRHLVAGGGAGAVSRTCTAPLDRLKVLMQVHASRSNSMGIAGGFTQMVREGGVRSLWRGNGINVIKIAPESAIKFMAYEQIKRLMGSNQETLGILERLVAGSLAGVIAQSSIYPMEVLKTRLALRRTGQYSGIADCAKHIFRKEGLAAFYKGYVPNLLGIIPYAGIDLAVYETLKNSWLQHYASTSADPGVFVLLACCTTSSTCGQLASYPLALVRTRMQAQATLEGGPQMSMMGLFKHIVRTEGATGLYRGLAPNFMKVIPAVSISYVVYENLKISLGVQSR
- the slc25a25b gene encoding calcium-binding mitochondrial carrier protein SCaMC-2-B isoform X1, which encodes MHQQGSFVSPLLSGVFCHCQSNDAQRGADPGGGHKEDPSAPVPRAPTETECSVSEGGNCNPSHLCEVCGGPEQDHRLKVLFQVLDVNGDGGICINDLTIGLKKLGVHRTEHELMKIVKAGDKDLDGQLDFEEFVHYLRDHEKKLRLVFKSLDKKNDGRIDCQEIMQSLRDLGVTISEQQAEKILRRIRRGQMWAPIMVMDRNGTMTIDWSEWRDYHLMHPADNIPEIILYWKHSTIFDVGESLMVPDEFTAEEKKTGMWWRHLVAGGGAGAVSRTCTAPLDRLKVLMQVHASRSNSMGIAGGFTQMVREGGVRSLWRGNGINVIKIAPESAIKFMAYEQIKRLMGSNQETLGILERLVAGSLAGVIAQSSIYPMEVLKTRLALRRTGQYSGIADCAKHIFRKEGLAAFYKGYVPNLLGIIPYAGIDLAVYETLKNSWLQHYASTSADPGVFVLLACCTTSSTCGQLASYPLALVRTRMQAQATLEGGPQMSMMGLFKHIVRTEGATGLYRGLAPNFMKVIPAVSISYVVYENLKISLGVQSR